From the Billgrantia sulfidoxydans genome, one window contains:
- the hmgA gene encoding homogentisate 1,2-dioxygenase: MTTTLEYQSGFRNHFASEALPGALPVGQNSPQKCAYGLYAEQLTGSAFTAPRHENLRSWLYRIRPSVVQSAYTPLENGRVATSPLARPAADPNQMRWDPLPMPAEPTDFVDGLLTIAVNGDAGTQAGCGVHVYAFNRDMTERFFYDADGELLLVPQQGSLRLRTELGELEVAGGEIAVIPRGMKFQVRLAEGSDAARGYVCENYGSPLELPGLGPIGANGLANPRDFESPVAAFEDMEGDFELVAKFSGRFWVTRLGHSPLDVVAWHGNYAPYKYDLARFNTINTVSFDHPDPSIFTVLTSASDTPGMANIDFVIFPPRWMVAENTFRPPYFHRNLMSEFMGLIHGEYDAKAEGFLPGGASLHNCMSPHGPDAETFEKASNAELTPQRLDATLAFMFESRYVYHPTEAALNADIRQRDYVDVWSTLRSHFDPKQP; encoded by the coding sequence ATGACGACGACACTCGAGTACCAGAGCGGCTTTCGCAACCACTTCGCCAGCGAGGCGCTGCCCGGCGCCCTGCCGGTGGGCCAGAACTCGCCCCAGAAGTGCGCCTACGGCCTCTACGCCGAGCAGCTGACCGGCTCGGCCTTCACCGCGCCGCGCCACGAGAACCTGCGCAGCTGGCTCTACCGCATCCGCCCCTCGGTGGTGCAGAGCGCCTATACGCCGCTGGAGAACGGCCGGGTGGCCACCTCGCCGCTGGCCAGGCCCGCCGCCGATCCCAACCAGATGCGCTGGGACCCGCTGCCGATGCCCGCCGAGCCCACCGACTTCGTCGACGGCCTGCTGACGATTGCCGTCAACGGCGATGCCGGCACCCAGGCCGGCTGCGGCGTGCACGTCTACGCCTTCAACCGCGACATGACCGAGCGCTTCTTCTACGACGCCGACGGCGAGCTGTTGCTCGTGCCGCAGCAGGGCAGCCTGCGCCTGCGTACCGAACTCGGCGAACTCGAGGTCGCCGGCGGCGAGATCGCGGTGATCCCCCGCGGCATGAAGTTCCAGGTACGCCTGGCCGAGGGAAGCGACGCCGCCCGCGGCTATGTCTGCGAGAACTACGGCAGCCCGCTGGAACTGCCCGGCCTCGGCCCCATCGGTGCCAACGGCCTGGCCAACCCGCGCGATTTCGAGAGCCCCGTGGCCGCTTTTGAAGACATGGAGGGCGACTTCGAGCTGGTGGCCAAGTTCTCCGGCCGCTTCTGGGTGACCAGGCTCGGCCATTCGCCGCTCGACGTGGTGGCCTGGCACGGCAACTACGCGCCCTACAAGTACGACCTGGCGCGCTTCAACACCATCAACACGGTGAGCTTCGACCACCCCGACCCCTCGATCTTCACCGTGCTGACCTCGGCCTCCGACACCCCGGGGATGGCCAACATCGACTTCGTGATCTTCCCGCCGCGCTGGATGGTGGCCGAGAACACCTTCCGCCCGCCCTACTTCCATCGCAACCTGATGAGCGAGTTCATGGGCCTGATCCACGGCGAGTACGACGCCAAGGCCGAGGGCTTCCTGCCCGGCGGCGCCAGCCTGCACAACTGCATGTCGCCCCACGGCCCCGACGCCGAGACCTTCGAGAAGGCCTCCAACGCCGAGCTGACACCGCAGCGCCTGGATGCGACCCTGGCCTTCATGTTCGAGAGCCGCTACGTCTACCATCCCACCGAAGCGGCGCTGAACGCGGACATTCGCCAGCGCGACTATGTCGACGTGTGGTCGACGCTGCGCTCGCACTTCGATCCCAAGCAGCCCTGA
- a CDS encoding DUF2783 domain-containing protein — translation MPRLELNPNFTDPDAFYAALTELHRERSEAESERINARLILLLANHIGDQQVLEEALAIAGQDASASEGQPGQ, via the coding sequence ATGCCACGGCTTGAACTCAACCCCAACTTCACCGACCCGGACGCCTTCTATGCCGCGCTGACCGAACTGCACCGTGAGCGCAGCGAGGCCGAGAGCGAACGCATCAACGCCCGGCTGATCCTGCTGCTGGCCAACCATATCGGCGACCAGCAGGTGCTCGAGGAGGCCCTGGCCATCGCCGGCCAGGACGCCAGCGCATCAGAAGGTCAACCAGGCCAATAA
- a CDS encoding FAD-dependent oxidoreductase, producing the protein MPTTYNNPVYPYRRPPELDRESVRHCPVVIVGAGPTGLAMAIDLAQQGIASVVLDDNNTVSVGSRAICFAKRTLEILDRLGCAQPMVDKGVTWQRGRVFFQEREVYDFDLLPEEGHRMPAFINLQQYYFEEYLVDRADALSDLIDLRWKHKVTEVASHPERSEVTVSTEDGDYRLACDYLLVADGANSKIRDMLGLESRGQIFQDRFLIADVIMKADFPTERWFWFDPPFHPNQSVLLHRQPDNVWRIDFQLGWDADPEEEKKEENIRPRVQAMLGEDVEFELEWASVYTFRCRKMDDYIHNRVFFMGDAAHQVSPFGARGANGAIQSTENLAWKLARVLKGQAPAALLATYNDERQHGAAENILNSTRATDFITPKSRVSRLFRDSVLELAEHYPFARRLVNSGRLSMPCHYDDSPLNGPETEGLPLVLRPGSPAKDAPIGLAGRRAWLLNQLGDRFTLLLDGRVDSARAEALRTELEPLLARQADLDLLVVGPAPHALTELPRSRQIEDVETLVGERYGLTGGVAYLIRPDQHVSARWRQVSAAEVEAAIDHALGRHLDAEEVRHATA; encoded by the coding sequence ATGCCCACTACCTACAACAATCCCGTCTACCCGTATCGACGCCCGCCCGAGCTCGACCGCGAAAGCGTGCGCCACTGCCCGGTGGTGATCGTCGGCGCCGGCCCCACCGGCCTGGCCATGGCCATCGACCTGGCCCAGCAGGGCATCGCGAGCGTGGTGCTCGACGACAACAACACCGTCAGCGTCGGCTCGCGGGCGATCTGCTTCGCCAAGCGCACGCTGGAGATCCTCGACCGCCTGGGCTGCGCCCAGCCCATGGTCGACAAGGGCGTGACCTGGCAGCGCGGTCGCGTGTTCTTCCAGGAGCGCGAGGTCTACGACTTCGACCTGCTGCCGGAAGAAGGCCACCGCATGCCGGCCTTCATCAACCTGCAGCAGTACTACTTCGAGGAGTACCTGGTCGATCGCGCCGACGCGCTCAGCGACCTGATCGACCTGCGCTGGAAACACAAGGTCACCGAGGTCGCGAGTCACCCCGAACGCAGCGAGGTGACGGTCAGCACCGAGGACGGCGACTACCGCCTCGCCTGCGACTACCTGCTGGTGGCCGACGGCGCCAACAGCAAGATCCGCGACATGCTGGGCCTGGAGAGCCGCGGCCAGATCTTCCAGGATCGCTTCCTGATCGCCGACGTGATCATGAAGGCGGATTTCCCCACCGAGCGCTGGTTTTGGTTCGACCCGCCCTTCCACCCCAACCAGTCGGTGCTTCTGCACCGCCAGCCGGACAACGTCTGGCGCATCGACTTCCAACTGGGCTGGGACGCCGACCCGGAAGAGGAGAAGAAGGAGGAGAACATCCGCCCGCGGGTACAGGCGATGCTCGGCGAAGACGTCGAGTTCGAACTGGAGTGGGCCAGCGTCTACACCTTCCGCTGCCGCAAGATGGATGACTACATTCACAACCGGGTGTTCTTCATGGGCGACGCCGCCCATCAGGTCTCGCCCTTCGGCGCCCGCGGCGCCAACGGTGCCATCCAGAGCACCGAGAACCTGGCCTGGAAACTGGCCCGCGTACTCAAGGGTCAGGCCCCCGCGGCGCTGCTCGCCACCTACAACGACGAGCGACAGCACGGCGCCGCCGAGAACATCCTCAACTCGACCCGCGCCACCGACTTCATCACGCCCAAGAGCCGCGTCAGCCGGCTGTTCCGCGACAGCGTGCTGGAGCTGGCCGAGCACTACCCCTTCGCCCGGCGCCTGGTCAACAGTGGCCGCCTCTCCATGCCGTGCCACTACGACGACTCGCCGCTCAACGGCCCCGAGACCGAGGGCCTGCCCCTCGTGCTGCGCCCCGGCAGCCCGGCCAAGGATGCCCCGATCGGCCTGGCCGGGCGGCGCGCCTGGCTGCTCAACCAGCTGGGCGATCGTTTCACGCTGCTGCTCGATGGCCGCGTCGACAGCGCCCGGGCCGAGGCGCTCAGGACCGAACTCGAGCCGCTGCTCGCACGCCAGGCCGATCTCGATCTGCTGGTCGTCGGGCCTGCGCCGCATGCCCTGACCGAGCTGCCGCGCAGCCGCCAGATCGAGGACGTGGAGACCCTGGTCGGCGAACGCTACGGCCTGACCGGCGGTGTCGCCTACCTGATCCGCCCCGACCAGCACGTCAGCGCCCGCTGGCGCCAAGTCAGCGCCGCCGAGGTCGAGGCGGCGATCGATCACGCGCTGGGCCGTCACCTTGATGCCGAGGAGGTGCGCCATGCCACGGCTTGA
- a CDS encoding MBL fold metallo-hydrolase: protein MSKKFASHADTEEKQVSFTKLAEGLYAYTAEGDPNTGVVIGDDSVMVIDTQATPIMAQDVIRRIREVTDLPIKHVVMSHYHAVRVLGASAYEAENIYASQNTYDLIVERGQQDYESEVGRFPRLFKGVDSVPGLTWPNIVFQKELTVFMGKREVRIIHLGRGHTKGDTVVWLPEEKVMFSGDLVEYGATPYTGDAYHEDWPSTLDRLQAMAPQKLVPGRGEALTTPEQCQEAIQGTRDFLADMYDSVKAGKAAGKSLSECYAETYAKLKPKYGHWVIFDHCLPFDITRCYDEAGGEYPDPRIWTAERDTAMWHSLQEVVENQ from the coding sequence ATGAGCAAGAAATTCGCTTCCCACGCCGACACCGAAGAGAAGCAGGTCAGCTTCACCAAGCTGGCCGAGGGCCTCTATGCCTACACCGCCGAGGGCGACCCCAACACCGGCGTGGTGATCGGCGACGACAGCGTGATGGTGATCGACACCCAGGCCACGCCGATCATGGCCCAGGACGTGATCCGCCGTATCCGCGAGGTCACCGACCTGCCGATCAAGCACGTGGTGATGAGCCACTACCACGCCGTGCGCGTGCTCGGCGCCTCGGCCTATGAGGCCGAGAACATCTACGCCAGCCAGAACACCTATGACCTGATCGTCGAGCGCGGCCAGCAGGACTACGAATCCGAAGTCGGTCGCTTCCCGCGCCTGTTCAAGGGCGTCGACTCGGTGCCCGGCCTGACCTGGCCCAACATCGTGTTCCAGAAGGAACTCACCGTCTTCATGGGCAAGCGCGAGGTGCGCATCATTCACCTCGGCCGCGGCCACACCAAGGGCGACACCGTCGTCTGGCTACCGGAAGAGAAGGTGATGTTCTCCGGCGACCTGGTCGAGTACGGCGCCACCCCTTACACCGGCGACGCCTACCACGAGGACTGGCCTTCCACTCTCGATCGCCTGCAGGCGATGGCTCCTCAGAAGCTGGTGCCGGGCCGCGGCGAGGCGCTCACCACCCCCGAGCAGTGCCAGGAGGCGATCCAGGGCACCCGCGACTTCCTCGCCGACATGTACGACAGCGTCAAGGCGGGCAAGGCCGCCGGCAAGTCGCTCTCCGAGTGCTACGCCGAGACCTACGCCAAGCTCAAGCCGAAGTACGGCCACTGGGTGATCTTCGACCACTGCCTGCCGTTCGACATCACCCGCTGCTATGACGAGGCCGGCGGCGAATACCCCGACCCGCGCATCTGGACCGCCGAGCGCGACACGGCCATGTGGCACTCGCTGCAGGAAGTGGTCGAGAACCAGTAA
- a CDS encoding TRAP transporter substrate-binding protein gives MKNTNRLMIGALAAFGLSLTAPVLAQETITVSTWGGPNHGINTLVWPTWKAWIEEATEGRVTVEVVHDMGPPAAQMEIVADGIADATWIFHGHMSGRFELTQLPEFPTFEAFTSEAASAAYWRTYQEYLAQAEEHRGVDVMAMGVHGPGQIFTRDQVDSLDQLSGKRVRVGGGVMSDLASAMNVSGVALPPTGVYEAASQGVIDGAMLTLEGLRSFRVAEVLPHTLTVDGGFYRGSFAIVMNPMFWDQVSPEDREAIEAVSGEDLSRLFGYMMDAMDERGVAFAEEQGNTFTEASDEDIERLSEVTDELIAEWHDAVQGRGVDTEAALEHFREQLALATEGESIADRVVRQ, from the coding sequence ATGAAAAACACAAATCGCCTCATGATCGGCGCCCTGGCGGCGTTCGGTCTCAGCCTCACCGCGCCCGTGCTGGCCCAGGAAACCATTACCGTCAGCACCTGGGGCGGCCCCAACCACGGCATCAACACCCTCGTCTGGCCCACCTGGAAGGCGTGGATCGAGGAGGCCACCGAAGGGCGCGTGACCGTCGAGGTGGTGCACGACATGGGCCCGCCGGCCGCGCAGATGGAGATTGTCGCCGACGGCATCGCCGACGCCACCTGGATCTTTCACGGCCACATGTCGGGACGCTTCGAGCTGACCCAACTGCCGGAGTTCCCCACCTTCGAGGCGTTCACGTCGGAAGCGGCATCCGCCGCCTACTGGCGCACCTACCAGGAGTACCTGGCACAGGCGGAGGAACATCGCGGCGTCGACGTCATGGCCATGGGCGTGCATGGGCCGGGGCAGATATTCACCCGTGATCAGGTTGATTCCCTCGACCAGCTCTCCGGCAAGCGCGTGCGCGTCGGCGGCGGGGTAATGAGCGACCTGGCCAGCGCCATGAATGTCTCCGGCGTGGCGCTACCGCCGACCGGGGTCTACGAAGCGGCCTCCCAGGGCGTCATCGACGGCGCCATGCTGACGCTCGAGGGGCTGCGCAGCTTCCGCGTGGCCGAGGTGCTGCCGCATACCCTGACGGTGGATGGCGGTTTCTACCGCGGCAGCTTCGCCATCGTCATGAACCCGATGTTCTGGGATCAGGTCTCGCCCGAGGATCGCGAGGCGATCGAGGCCGTCTCCGGCGAGGATCTCTCGCGCCTGTTCGGCTACATGATGGATGCCATGGACGAGCGCGGCGTGGCTTTCGCCGAGGAGCAGGGCAATACGTTCACCGAAGCGTCGGATGAGGACATCGAGCGCCTGAGCGAGGTGACCGACGAGCTGATCGCCGAGTGGCATGATGCGGTGCAGGGCCGTGGTGTCGATACCGAGGCAGCTCTCGAGCACTTCCGCGAACAGCTCGCCCTGGCCACCGAAGGCGAGAGCATCGCCGATCGTGTCGTACGCCAGTAA
- a CDS encoding TRAP transporter small permease — translation MPTSSPFLLRVGRVMQLTLEGVAGATLFAMMLLTTADVTGRYFFNSPILGTVELTQLMLAALVFLSLPVVCWREEHVSVDLLDSVFPARLIWIRQVLVNLIVTGALWLMARRVWALGERAMQWGDVTEFLRIPNGYLIYLMAIMLAASAALTLLRALFYLLEGVGVIERGGPLSPVTEQGGRHD, via the coding sequence ATGCCGACCTCGTCGCCGTTCCTGTTGCGGGTCGGCCGTGTCATGCAGCTGACGCTGGAGGGGGTGGCGGGCGCCACCCTCTTCGCCATGATGCTGCTGACCACGGCGGACGTGACCGGACGCTACTTCTTCAATTCGCCGATCCTCGGTACCGTCGAGCTGACCCAGCTGATGCTGGCCGCGCTGGTGTTCCTGTCGCTGCCGGTGGTGTGCTGGCGCGAGGAGCACGTCAGCGTCGACCTGCTCGACAGCGTGTTTCCCGCGCGCCTGATCTGGATTCGCCAGGTGCTGGTCAACCTGATCGTCACCGGCGCGCTGTGGCTCATGGCCCGGCGGGTGTGGGCCCTGGGCGAGCGCGCCATGCAGTGGGGTGACGTGACCGAGTTCCTGCGCATCCCCAACGGTTACCTGATCTACCTGATGGCGATCATGCTGGCCGCTTCGGCCGCGCTGACCCTGCTGCGCGCGCTGTTCTATCTGCTCGAAGGCGTGGGTGTGATCGAGCGCGGCGGCCCGCTCAGTCCAGTGACCGAGCAGGGGGGACGCCATGACTGA
- a CDS encoding TRAP transporter large permease: MTEALYGFAALLLLAFLRVPLAFAMGIVGFAGFYYLTGNWNAAESMAARRVIDTAMDYGLSVIPLFILMGNLVSHAGLSDALFRASNGFLGHRKGGQAMATIVACGGFSAICGSSLATCATMGRVAMPQMRKYGYKDTLASASIAAGGTLGILIPPSVMLVIYGILTETSIRELFAAGFIPGILGIVLYLGSVKWVLWRDPDAGPAGERVAWPERMRALKSVGSTLALFVLVIGGIYLGVFTPTEAAGIGAMGAFLIALWRRALTPQVLMNVLMDTVRTTAMLFAVVLTALIFANFINRAGLPSDLLAFVNGLDMAPFLVILVILAIYVLLGCVFESMSMLLLTVPVFFPVVAGLGFDLVWFGILVVIVIEISLITPPVGMNVFVLRAVLPDVSTGTIFRGVTPFWVAGMARALLVLVFPGIVLFLPQLLY; the protein is encoded by the coding sequence ATGACTGAGGCGTTGTACGGCTTCGCCGCCCTGCTGCTGCTGGCGTTTTTGCGCGTGCCGCTGGCGTTTGCCATGGGCATCGTCGGCTTCGCCGGCTTCTACTATCTGACCGGCAACTGGAACGCCGCCGAGTCGATGGCCGCGCGGCGGGTGATCGACACCGCCATGGACTACGGCCTGTCGGTGATCCCGCTGTTCATCCTGATGGGCAACCTGGTCTCCCATGCCGGCCTGTCGGACGCGCTGTTCCGCGCCTCCAACGGCTTCCTCGGCCACCGCAAGGGCGGCCAGGCCATGGCCACCATCGTCGCCTGCGGCGGCTTCAGCGCCATCTGCGGCTCGAGCCTCGCCACCTGCGCCACCATGGGCCGGGTAGCGATGCCGCAGATGCGCAAGTACGGCTACAAGGACACCCTGGCCTCGGCGTCGATCGCCGCCGGCGGCACGCTGGGGATCCTGATCCCGCCCAGCGTGATGCTGGTGATCTACGGCATCCTCACCGAGACCAGCATCCGCGAGCTGTTCGCCGCCGGCTTCATCCCCGGTATCCTCGGTATCGTGCTCTACCTTGGGTCGGTGAAGTGGGTGCTGTGGCGCGACCCCGACGCCGGCCCCGCCGGTGAGCGCGTGGCCTGGCCCGAACGCATGAGGGCACTCAAGAGCGTCGGCAGCACCCTGGCGCTGTTCGTGCTGGTGATCGGCGGCATCTACCTCGGCGTGTTCACCCCCACCGAAGCGGCCGGCATCGGCGCCATGGGCGCCTTCCTCATCGCCCTGTGGCGTCGCGCACTGACGCCCCAGGTGCTGATGAACGTACTGATGGACACCGTGCGCACCACCGCCATGCTGTTCGCCGTGGTACTCACCGCGCTGATCTTCGCCAACTTCATCAACCGCGCGGGGCTGCCGAGCGACCTGCTGGCGTTCGTCAACGGGCTCGACATGGCGCCGTTCCTGGTGATCCTGGTGATACTGGCCATCTACGTGCTGCTCGGCTGCGTGTTCGAGAGCATGTCGATGCTGCTCTTGACGGTGCCGGTGTTCTTCCCGGTGGTGGCGGGGCTCGGCTTCGACCTGGTGTGGTTCGGCATCCTGGTGGTGATCGTGATCGAGATCAGCCTGATCACGCCGCCGGTGGGGATGAACGTGTTCGTGCTGCGGGCGGTGCTGCCGGACGTGAGTACGGGGACGATCTTCCGCGGGGTGACGCCGTTCTGGGTGGCGGGGATGGCACGCGCGTTGCTGGTGCTGGTGTTCCCGGGTATCGTGCTGTTCCTGCCGCAACTGCTCTATTGA
- a CDS encoding MarR family winged helix-turn-helix transcriptional regulator — MNTEERQAGLAREGDEGLAEPSTKPELDLNQFLPYRLNSLADRISQALAELYEERYQLNIAQWRVLAWLSHCDELTAKKVCSYTNMDKARVSRAIQALEERGLIRRTPAPEDQRQQDLHLTAAGQALLVKLIPEAQAWEAELVATLTAGEYRDLLNVMRKLERQLERIGERG, encoded by the coding sequence ATGAACACGGAAGAGCGCCAGGCCGGCCTCGCCAGGGAGGGTGACGAGGGCCTGGCCGAACCTTCGACCAAGCCGGAGCTGGATCTCAACCAGTTCCTGCCCTACCGGCTCAACAGCCTCGCCGATCGCATCAGCCAGGCGTTGGCCGAGCTCTACGAGGAGCGCTACCAGCTCAACATCGCGCAGTGGCGAGTGCTGGCGTGGCTCAGCCACTGCGACGAGCTGACGGCGAAAAAAGTCTGCAGCTACACCAACATGGACAAGGCCCGCGTGTCACGGGCGATCCAGGCGCTGGAGGAGCGGGGGCTGATCCGCCGCACCCCCGCCCCCGAGGACCAGCGCCAGCAGGATCTCCATCTCACCGCCGCCGGCCAGGCTCTGCTGGTCAAGTTGATTCCCGAGGCCCAGGCCTGGGAGGCGGAGCTGGTGGCAACCCTCACTGCCGGGGAGTATCGCGACCTGCTCAACGTGATGCGCAAGCTCGAACGCCAACTGGAGCGGATCGGGGAGCGCGGCTAG
- a CDS encoding DUF1566 domain-containing protein codes for MTRTGAVGLALFLASLPLGHADDRFRFPIASLVEDTARGLVWERCSLGQVFHEGRCRGEAARLTLAEAEARLGAMATAECPWRLPRFFELRGLVQAGDGNTAIEGEAFPDTPAGWYWTQVSAGGHSQQDCFVDFAGRGRTRCNMAGRFHVRPVMSLESAAPVCLSPGPGS; via the coding sequence GTGACGCGCACGGGCGCCGTCGGGCTGGCGCTGTTCCTGGCGTCGCTCCCCCTCGGCCACGCCGATGACCGCTTCCGCTTTCCCATCGCCTCTCTCGTCGAGGACACGGCCAGAGGGCTGGTGTGGGAGCGCTGCAGCCTGGGCCAGGTATTCCACGAGGGGCGCTGCCGCGGCGAGGCGGCGCGCCTCACGCTGGCCGAGGCCGAGGCCCGCCTGGGCGCCATGGCCACGGCCGAGTGCCCGTGGCGTCTGCCGCGCTTCTTCGAGCTGCGCGGCCTGGTGCAGGCGGGCGACGGGAACACGGCCATCGAAGGCGAAGCCTTCCCCGATACGCCGGCAGGCTGGTACTGGACCCAGGTCAGCGCCGGCGGCCACTCCCAGCAGGACTGCTTCGTCGACTTCGCCGGCCGGGGCCGCACGCGCTGCAACATGGCCGGCCGGTTTCACGTGCGACCGGTGATGTCGCTCGAAAGCGCCGCGCCAGTTTGCCTGAGCCCTGGCCCGGGCAGCTAG
- a CDS encoding IclR family transcriptional regulator domain-containing protein, with product MSEVKRRTAGRPPGPGKSASGHSQSLVRGLNLLERLAATPGGLALSELAEMVDLAPSTTHRLLQALQGQGFIAQDTELGVWRIDVKTFRIGNSFLEARDFVATSRPFLRRLTAQTGETANLGIRDGATAVFLAQSESPQMMRMITRLGSRAPLHASGVGKALMAWLPDDEFERVLAERGLDRVTTNTLYTAESLRANLAQVRRQGYACDREEHAIGLHCVAACLHDEHGIPLAAISVSGPVARIPEARLPELGALVRETAAEITARLGGRVPTAQDQVAEA from the coding sequence GTGAGTGAAGTCAAACGCAGAACGGCGGGGCGCCCGCCCGGCCCCGGCAAGAGCGCCAGCGGCCACAGCCAGTCGCTGGTGCGCGGGCTCAATCTGCTCGAGCGGCTGGCGGCCACGCCGGGCGGCCTGGCGCTGTCGGAACTGGCCGAGATGGTCGACCTGGCCCCCTCCACCACCCACCGCCTGCTGCAGGCCCTGCAGGGCCAGGGCTTCATCGCCCAGGACACCGAGCTCGGGGTGTGGAGGATCGACGTCAAGACCTTCCGCATCGGCAACAGCTTCCTCGAGGCGCGCGACTTCGTCGCCACCAGCCGGCCCTTCCTGCGCCGCCTGACGGCCCAGACCGGCGAAACCGCCAACCTGGGTATCCGCGACGGCGCCACTGCCGTGTTTTTGGCCCAGAGCGAGTCGCCGCAGATGATGCGCATGATCACCCGGCTCGGCTCGCGCGCGCCGCTGCACGCCTCGGGCGTGGGCAAGGCGCTGATGGCCTGGCTGCCGGACGATGAGTTCGAACGGGTGCTGGCCGAGCGGGGGCTCGATCGGGTCACCACCAACACCCTGTACACGGCCGAGTCGCTGCGCGCCAACCTGGCGCAGGTGCGCCGGCAGGGCTATGCGTGCGATCGCGAGGAGCATGCCATCGGCCTGCACTGCGTGGCTGCCTGCCTGCACGACGAGCACGGCATCCCGCTGGCGGCGATCTCCGTCTCGGGACCGGTGGCACGGATTCCCGAAGCGCGGCTGCCGGAGCTGGGTGCGCTGGTGCGCGAGACCGCCGCCGAGATCACCGCCCGCCTCGGCGGGCGCGTGCCCACCGCCCAGGATCAGGTCGCGGAGGCGTGA
- a CDS encoding enoyl-CoA hydratase has product MNTTVDERPVIRRDQRGVATLTLNRPRQFNALSEEVLKALGGELSRLAHDDSVHCVVVAAEGRAFCAGHDLKEMRANPDKAYYQELFARCGEVMQRIVHLPVPVIARVQGLATAAGCQLVASCDLAVAARSARFAVSGIGVGLFCSTPAVALSRNIGRKRAMEMLFTGEFIDAEQALDWGLINRVADDEALDEVLGELTASLCAKSRVALRTGKALFQRQLQMPLNEAYALAGETMACNMLAEDTAEGIDAFIAKREPQWRHR; this is encoded by the coding sequence ATGAATACGACTGTCGACGAGCGACCGGTGATTCGTCGCGACCAGCGCGGCGTCGCGACCCTTACCCTGAACCGGCCGCGCCAGTTCAATGCGCTGTCGGAAGAAGTTCTCAAGGCGCTGGGCGGCGAACTCTCCCGCCTGGCCCACGACGACTCTGTGCACTGCGTGGTCGTCGCCGCCGAGGGGCGCGCCTTCTGTGCCGGACACGATCTCAAGGAGATGCGCGCCAACCCCGACAAGGCCTATTATCAAGAGCTGTTCGCCCGCTGCGGCGAGGTCATGCAGCGCATCGTCCATCTGCCGGTACCGGTCATCGCCCGGGTCCAGGGGCTGGCCACCGCCGCCGGCTGCCAGCTGGTGGCCAGCTGCGACCTGGCGGTGGCGGCCAGGTCGGCCCGCTTCGCGGTATCGGGCATCGGCGTGGGGCTGTTCTGCTCCACGCCGGCGGTGGCGCTGTCGCGCAACATCGGCCGCAAGCGCGCCATGGAGATGCTTTTCACCGGCGAGTTCATCGATGCCGAGCAGGCGCTCGACTGGGGGCTGATCAACCGCGTCGCCGACGACGAGGCGCTGGACGAGGTGCTCGGCGAACTTACCGCCAGCCTCTGCGCCAAGAGCCGCGTGGCCCTGCGCACCGGCAAGGCGCTGTTCCAGCGCCAGCTGCAAATGCCGTTGAACGAAGCCTACGCCCTGGCCGGCGAGACCATGGCCTGCAACATGCTGGCCGAGGATACCGCCGAGGGTATCGATGCCTTCATCGCCAAGCGGGAGCCCCAGTGGCGCCATCGCTAG